The following proteins are encoded in a genomic region of Anabas testudineus chromosome 13, fAnaTes1.2, whole genome shotgun sequence:
- the fli1 gene encoding Friend leukemia integration 1 transcription factor isoform X2, whose protein sequence is MFQTVPDTSSYVKVRHHRLFQQEALSVVSEDQSLFEPPYAAAAPLPKTDMTASGTQDYGQTHKINPLPPQQEWINQQVRVNVKREYEHMNGSRESPVDCSVGKCNKLVGGNDTSQMNYGNYMDEKNAPPPNMTTNERRVIVPADPSLWSQDHVRQWLEWAIKEYGLLEIDTTMFQNTDGKELCKMSKEDFLRLTTMYNAEVLLSHLNYLRESSSSLSYNAPSHTDPSPRLAAKEDPSYDAVRRTGWSNNMHSGKGSPVVAQNITKSTEQPRAQPDPYQILGPTSSRLANPGSGQIQLWQFLLELLSDSANAGCITWEGTNGEFKMTDPDEVARRWGERKSKPNMNYDKLSRALRYYYDKNIMTKVHGKRYAYKFDFHGIAQALQPHPTESTMYKYPSDLAYVPSYHAHQQKVNFVSPHPPSMPVTSSNFFGPTAPYWSSPTAGIYPNPNVPRHPNTHVPSHLGSYY, encoded by the exons ATGTTTCAAACTGTCCCTGACACGTCGTCTTACGTCAAGGTAAGACACCACCGTCTCTTCCAACAG GAGGCGCTATCAGTGGTGAGTGAAGACCAGTCCTTATTTGAGCCTCCATACGCTGCTGCTGCCCCTCTCCCTAAGACAGACATGACTGCATCTGGCACACAGGACTACGGCCAGACCCACAAAATCAACCCCTTACCCCCACAGCAGGAGTGGATCAACCAACAAGTGCGGGTCAATGTCAAGAGAGAATATGAGCACATGAATGGATCCAG GGAGTCTCCAGTGGACTGCAGTGTGGGTAAATGTAATAAGCTGGTGGGGGGTAACGACACATCTCAAATGAACTATGGAAACTACATGGACGAGAAGAATGCCCCTCCTCCCAACATGACCACGAATGAGCGAAGAGTCATTGTACCTGCAG ACCCATCATTGTGGTCCCAGGATCATGTGCGCCAGTGGCTAGAGTGGGCCATTAAGGAATACGGCCTGCTAGAGATAGACACGACCATGTTTCAGAACACAGACGGCAAGGAGCTCTGCAAGATGAGCAAAGAGGACTTCCTCCGGCTCACTACCATGTACAATGCCGAAGTGCTTCTCTCTCATCTCAATTACCTCAGGGAAA GTAGCTCATCATTATCCTACAACGCGCCATCTCACACAGACCCATCCCCACGCCTGGCTGCCAAAGAGG acCCTTCATATGATGCTGTAAGGCGGACAGGATGGTCAAACAACATGCACAGTGGCAAAG gctcACCAGTGGTTGCTCAGAATATAACCAAATCAACCGAGCAACCAAGAGCTCAGCCAG ATCCATACCAGATTCTGGGTCCCACCAGTAGTCGTTTAGCTAATCCAG GCTCAGGTCAGATCCAACTGTGGCAGTTTCTCCTGGAGCTCCTGTCAGACAGTGCAAATGCCGGCTGCATCACCTGGGAGGGCACTAATGGCGAGTTCAAGATGACAGACCCGGACGAAGTGGCAAGGCGCTGGGGCGAGCGTAAGAGCAAGCCCAACATGAACTACGACAAGCTGAGCCGTGCGCTGCGCTACTACTACGACAAAAATATTATGACCAAGGTGCACGGCAAGCGTTACGCCTACAAGTTCGACTTCCACGGCATCGCTCAGGCACTGCAGCCGCACCCCACTGAGTCCACAATGTATAAGTACCCCTCGGACCTAGCATATGTGCCTTCCTACCACGCTCACCAGCAAAAGGTCAACTTTGTATCCCCACACCCTCCTTCTATGCCTGTCACCTCCTCCAACTTCTTTGGACCCACTGCTCCATACTGGAGCTCACCCACTGCAGGCATCTACCCTAACCCAAATGTTCCTCGCCACCCAAATACCCATGTGCCATCCCACCTGGGAAGTTACTATTAA
- the fli1 gene encoding Friend leukemia integration 1 transcription factor isoform X3: MFQTVPDTSSYVKEALSVVSEDQSLFEPPYAAAAPLPKTDMTASGTQDYGQTHKINPLPPQQEWINQQVRVNVKREYEHMNGSSRESPVDCSVGKCNKLVGGNDTSQMNYGNYMDEKNAPPPNMTTNERRVIVPADPSLWSQDHVRQWLEWAIKEYGLLEIDTTMFQNTDGKELCKMSKEDFLRLTTMYNAEVLLSHLNYLRESSSSLSYNAPSHTDPSPRLAAKEDPSYDAVRRTGWSNNMHSGKGSPVVAQNITKSTEQPRAQPDPYQILGPTSSRLANPGSGQIQLWQFLLELLSDSANAGCITWEGTNGEFKMTDPDEVARRWGERKSKPNMNYDKLSRALRYYYDKNIMTKVHGKRYAYKFDFHGIAQALQPHPTESTMYKYPSDLAYVPSYHAHQQKVNFVSPHPPSMPVTSSNFFGPTAPYWSSPTAGIYPNPNVPRHPNTHVPSHLGSYY; this comes from the exons ATGTTTCAAACTGTCCCTGACACGTCGTCTTACGTCAAG GAGGCGCTATCAGTGGTGAGTGAAGACCAGTCCTTATTTGAGCCTCCATACGCTGCTGCTGCCCCTCTCCCTAAGACAGACATGACTGCATCTGGCACACAGGACTACGGCCAGACCCACAAAATCAACCCCTTACCCCCACAGCAGGAGTGGATCAACCAACAAGTGCGGGTCAATGTCAAGAGAGAATATGAGCACATGAATGGATCCAG cAGGGAGTCTCCAGTGGACTGCAGTGTGGGTAAATGTAATAAGCTGGTGGGGGGTAACGACACATCTCAAATGAACTATGGAAACTACATGGACGAGAAGAATGCCCCTCCTCCCAACATGACCACGAATGAGCGAAGAGTCATTGTACCTGCAG ACCCATCATTGTGGTCCCAGGATCATGTGCGCCAGTGGCTAGAGTGGGCCATTAAGGAATACGGCCTGCTAGAGATAGACACGACCATGTTTCAGAACACAGACGGCAAGGAGCTCTGCAAGATGAGCAAAGAGGACTTCCTCCGGCTCACTACCATGTACAATGCCGAAGTGCTTCTCTCTCATCTCAATTACCTCAGGGAAA GTAGCTCATCATTATCCTACAACGCGCCATCTCACACAGACCCATCCCCACGCCTGGCTGCCAAAGAGG acCCTTCATATGATGCTGTAAGGCGGACAGGATGGTCAAACAACATGCACAGTGGCAAAG gctcACCAGTGGTTGCTCAGAATATAACCAAATCAACCGAGCAACCAAGAGCTCAGCCAG ATCCATACCAGATTCTGGGTCCCACCAGTAGTCGTTTAGCTAATCCAG GCTCAGGTCAGATCCAACTGTGGCAGTTTCTCCTGGAGCTCCTGTCAGACAGTGCAAATGCCGGCTGCATCACCTGGGAGGGCACTAATGGCGAGTTCAAGATGACAGACCCGGACGAAGTGGCAAGGCGCTGGGGCGAGCGTAAGAGCAAGCCCAACATGAACTACGACAAGCTGAGCCGTGCGCTGCGCTACTACTACGACAAAAATATTATGACCAAGGTGCACGGCAAGCGTTACGCCTACAAGTTCGACTTCCACGGCATCGCTCAGGCACTGCAGCCGCACCCCACTGAGTCCACAATGTATAAGTACCCCTCGGACCTAGCATATGTGCCTTCCTACCACGCTCACCAGCAAAAGGTCAACTTTGTATCCCCACACCCTCCTTCTATGCCTGTCACCTCCTCCAACTTCTTTGGACCCACTGCTCCATACTGGAGCTCACCCACTGCAGGCATCTACCCTAACCCAAATGTTCCTCGCCACCCAAATACCCATGTGCCATCCCACCTGGGAAGTTACTATTAA
- the fli1 gene encoding Friend leukemia integration 1 transcription factor isoform X1 gives MFQTVPDTSSYVKVRHHRLFQQEALSVVSEDQSLFEPPYAAAAPLPKTDMTASGTQDYGQTHKINPLPPQQEWINQQVRVNVKREYEHMNGSSRESPVDCSVGKCNKLVGGNDTSQMNYGNYMDEKNAPPPNMTTNERRVIVPADPSLWSQDHVRQWLEWAIKEYGLLEIDTTMFQNTDGKELCKMSKEDFLRLTTMYNAEVLLSHLNYLRESSSSLSYNAPSHTDPSPRLAAKEDPSYDAVRRTGWSNNMHSGKGSPVVAQNITKSTEQPRAQPDPYQILGPTSSRLANPGSGQIQLWQFLLELLSDSANAGCITWEGTNGEFKMTDPDEVARRWGERKSKPNMNYDKLSRALRYYYDKNIMTKVHGKRYAYKFDFHGIAQALQPHPTESTMYKYPSDLAYVPSYHAHQQKVNFVSPHPPSMPVTSSNFFGPTAPYWSSPTAGIYPNPNVPRHPNTHVPSHLGSYY, from the exons ATGTTTCAAACTGTCCCTGACACGTCGTCTTACGTCAAGGTAAGACACCACCGTCTCTTCCAACAG GAGGCGCTATCAGTGGTGAGTGAAGACCAGTCCTTATTTGAGCCTCCATACGCTGCTGCTGCCCCTCTCCCTAAGACAGACATGACTGCATCTGGCACACAGGACTACGGCCAGACCCACAAAATCAACCCCTTACCCCCACAGCAGGAGTGGATCAACCAACAAGTGCGGGTCAATGTCAAGAGAGAATATGAGCACATGAATGGATCCAG cAGGGAGTCTCCAGTGGACTGCAGTGTGGGTAAATGTAATAAGCTGGTGGGGGGTAACGACACATCTCAAATGAACTATGGAAACTACATGGACGAGAAGAATGCCCCTCCTCCCAACATGACCACGAATGAGCGAAGAGTCATTGTACCTGCAG ACCCATCATTGTGGTCCCAGGATCATGTGCGCCAGTGGCTAGAGTGGGCCATTAAGGAATACGGCCTGCTAGAGATAGACACGACCATGTTTCAGAACACAGACGGCAAGGAGCTCTGCAAGATGAGCAAAGAGGACTTCCTCCGGCTCACTACCATGTACAATGCCGAAGTGCTTCTCTCTCATCTCAATTACCTCAGGGAAA GTAGCTCATCATTATCCTACAACGCGCCATCTCACACAGACCCATCCCCACGCCTGGCTGCCAAAGAGG acCCTTCATATGATGCTGTAAGGCGGACAGGATGGTCAAACAACATGCACAGTGGCAAAG gctcACCAGTGGTTGCTCAGAATATAACCAAATCAACCGAGCAACCAAGAGCTCAGCCAG ATCCATACCAGATTCTGGGTCCCACCAGTAGTCGTTTAGCTAATCCAG GCTCAGGTCAGATCCAACTGTGGCAGTTTCTCCTGGAGCTCCTGTCAGACAGTGCAAATGCCGGCTGCATCACCTGGGAGGGCACTAATGGCGAGTTCAAGATGACAGACCCGGACGAAGTGGCAAGGCGCTGGGGCGAGCGTAAGAGCAAGCCCAACATGAACTACGACAAGCTGAGCCGTGCGCTGCGCTACTACTACGACAAAAATATTATGACCAAGGTGCACGGCAAGCGTTACGCCTACAAGTTCGACTTCCACGGCATCGCTCAGGCACTGCAGCCGCACCCCACTGAGTCCACAATGTATAAGTACCCCTCGGACCTAGCATATGTGCCTTCCTACCACGCTCACCAGCAAAAGGTCAACTTTGTATCCCCACACCCTCCTTCTATGCCTGTCACCTCCTCCAACTTCTTTGGACCCACTGCTCCATACTGGAGCTCACCCACTGCAGGCATCTACCCTAACCCAAATGTTCCTCGCCACCCAAATACCCATGTGCCATCCCACCTGGGAAGTTACTATTAA
- the fli1 gene encoding Friend leukemia integration 1 transcription factor isoform X5, translating into MDGTIKEALSVVSEDQSLFEPPYAAAAPLPKTDMTASGTQDYGQTHKINPLPPQQEWINQQVRVNVKREYEHMNGSSRESPVDCSVGKCNKLVGGNDTSQMNYGNYMDEKNAPPPNMTTNERRVIVPADPSLWSQDHVRQWLEWAIKEYGLLEIDTTMFQNTDGKELCKMSKEDFLRLTTMYNAEVLLSHLNYLRESSSSLSYNAPSHTDPSPRLAAKEDPSYDAVRRTGWSNNMHSGKGSPVVAQNITKSTEQPRAQPDPYQILGPTSSRLANPGSGQIQLWQFLLELLSDSANAGCITWEGTNGEFKMTDPDEVARRWGERKSKPNMNYDKLSRALRYYYDKNIMTKVHGKRYAYKFDFHGIAQALQPHPTESTMYKYPSDLAYVPSYHAHQQKVNFVSPHPPSMPVTSSNFFGPTAPYWSSPTAGIYPNPNVPRHPNTHVPSHLGSYY; encoded by the exons ATGGACGGAACTATTAAG GAGGCGCTATCAGTGGTGAGTGAAGACCAGTCCTTATTTGAGCCTCCATACGCTGCTGCTGCCCCTCTCCCTAAGACAGACATGACTGCATCTGGCACACAGGACTACGGCCAGACCCACAAAATCAACCCCTTACCCCCACAGCAGGAGTGGATCAACCAACAAGTGCGGGTCAATGTCAAGAGAGAATATGAGCACATGAATGGATCCAG cAGGGAGTCTCCAGTGGACTGCAGTGTGGGTAAATGTAATAAGCTGGTGGGGGGTAACGACACATCTCAAATGAACTATGGAAACTACATGGACGAGAAGAATGCCCCTCCTCCCAACATGACCACGAATGAGCGAAGAGTCATTGTACCTGCAG ACCCATCATTGTGGTCCCAGGATCATGTGCGCCAGTGGCTAGAGTGGGCCATTAAGGAATACGGCCTGCTAGAGATAGACACGACCATGTTTCAGAACACAGACGGCAAGGAGCTCTGCAAGATGAGCAAAGAGGACTTCCTCCGGCTCACTACCATGTACAATGCCGAAGTGCTTCTCTCTCATCTCAATTACCTCAGGGAAA GTAGCTCATCATTATCCTACAACGCGCCATCTCACACAGACCCATCCCCACGCCTGGCTGCCAAAGAGG acCCTTCATATGATGCTGTAAGGCGGACAGGATGGTCAAACAACATGCACAGTGGCAAAG gctcACCAGTGGTTGCTCAGAATATAACCAAATCAACCGAGCAACCAAGAGCTCAGCCAG ATCCATACCAGATTCTGGGTCCCACCAGTAGTCGTTTAGCTAATCCAG GCTCAGGTCAGATCCAACTGTGGCAGTTTCTCCTGGAGCTCCTGTCAGACAGTGCAAATGCCGGCTGCATCACCTGGGAGGGCACTAATGGCGAGTTCAAGATGACAGACCCGGACGAAGTGGCAAGGCGCTGGGGCGAGCGTAAGAGCAAGCCCAACATGAACTACGACAAGCTGAGCCGTGCGCTGCGCTACTACTACGACAAAAATATTATGACCAAGGTGCACGGCAAGCGTTACGCCTACAAGTTCGACTTCCACGGCATCGCTCAGGCACTGCAGCCGCACCCCACTGAGTCCACAATGTATAAGTACCCCTCGGACCTAGCATATGTGCCTTCCTACCACGCTCACCAGCAAAAGGTCAACTTTGTATCCCCACACCCTCCTTCTATGCCTGTCACCTCCTCCAACTTCTTTGGACCCACTGCTCCATACTGGAGCTCACCCACTGCAGGCATCTACCCTAACCCAAATGTTCCTCGCCACCCAAATACCCATGTGCCATCCCACCTGGGAAGTTACTATTAA
- the fli1 gene encoding Friend leukemia integration 1 transcription factor isoform X4 — protein sequence MFQTVPDTSSYVKEALSVVSEDQSLFEPPYAAAAPLPKTDMTASGTQDYGQTHKINPLPPQQEWINQQVRVNVKREYEHMNGSRESPVDCSVGKCNKLVGGNDTSQMNYGNYMDEKNAPPPNMTTNERRVIVPADPSLWSQDHVRQWLEWAIKEYGLLEIDTTMFQNTDGKELCKMSKEDFLRLTTMYNAEVLLSHLNYLRESSSSLSYNAPSHTDPSPRLAAKEDPSYDAVRRTGWSNNMHSGKGSPVVAQNITKSTEQPRAQPDPYQILGPTSSRLANPGSGQIQLWQFLLELLSDSANAGCITWEGTNGEFKMTDPDEVARRWGERKSKPNMNYDKLSRALRYYYDKNIMTKVHGKRYAYKFDFHGIAQALQPHPTESTMYKYPSDLAYVPSYHAHQQKVNFVSPHPPSMPVTSSNFFGPTAPYWSSPTAGIYPNPNVPRHPNTHVPSHLGSYY from the exons ATGTTTCAAACTGTCCCTGACACGTCGTCTTACGTCAAG GAGGCGCTATCAGTGGTGAGTGAAGACCAGTCCTTATTTGAGCCTCCATACGCTGCTGCTGCCCCTCTCCCTAAGACAGACATGACTGCATCTGGCACACAGGACTACGGCCAGACCCACAAAATCAACCCCTTACCCCCACAGCAGGAGTGGATCAACCAACAAGTGCGGGTCAATGTCAAGAGAGAATATGAGCACATGAATGGATCCAG GGAGTCTCCAGTGGACTGCAGTGTGGGTAAATGTAATAAGCTGGTGGGGGGTAACGACACATCTCAAATGAACTATGGAAACTACATGGACGAGAAGAATGCCCCTCCTCCCAACATGACCACGAATGAGCGAAGAGTCATTGTACCTGCAG ACCCATCATTGTGGTCCCAGGATCATGTGCGCCAGTGGCTAGAGTGGGCCATTAAGGAATACGGCCTGCTAGAGATAGACACGACCATGTTTCAGAACACAGACGGCAAGGAGCTCTGCAAGATGAGCAAAGAGGACTTCCTCCGGCTCACTACCATGTACAATGCCGAAGTGCTTCTCTCTCATCTCAATTACCTCAGGGAAA GTAGCTCATCATTATCCTACAACGCGCCATCTCACACAGACCCATCCCCACGCCTGGCTGCCAAAGAGG acCCTTCATATGATGCTGTAAGGCGGACAGGATGGTCAAACAACATGCACAGTGGCAAAG gctcACCAGTGGTTGCTCAGAATATAACCAAATCAACCGAGCAACCAAGAGCTCAGCCAG ATCCATACCAGATTCTGGGTCCCACCAGTAGTCGTTTAGCTAATCCAG GCTCAGGTCAGATCCAACTGTGGCAGTTTCTCCTGGAGCTCCTGTCAGACAGTGCAAATGCCGGCTGCATCACCTGGGAGGGCACTAATGGCGAGTTCAAGATGACAGACCCGGACGAAGTGGCAAGGCGCTGGGGCGAGCGTAAGAGCAAGCCCAACATGAACTACGACAAGCTGAGCCGTGCGCTGCGCTACTACTACGACAAAAATATTATGACCAAGGTGCACGGCAAGCGTTACGCCTACAAGTTCGACTTCCACGGCATCGCTCAGGCACTGCAGCCGCACCCCACTGAGTCCACAATGTATAAGTACCCCTCGGACCTAGCATATGTGCCTTCCTACCACGCTCACCAGCAAAAGGTCAACTTTGTATCCCCACACCCTCCTTCTATGCCTGTCACCTCCTCCAACTTCTTTGGACCCACTGCTCCATACTGGAGCTCACCCACTGCAGGCATCTACCCTAACCCAAATGTTCCTCGCCACCCAAATACCCATGTGCCATCCCACCTGGGAAGTTACTATTAA
- the fli1 gene encoding Friend leukemia integration 1 transcription factor isoform X6 encodes MDGTIKEALSVVSEDQSLFEPPYAAAAPLPKTDMTASGTQDYGQTHKINPLPPQQEWINQQVRVNVKREYEHMNGSRESPVDCSVGKCNKLVGGNDTSQMNYGNYMDEKNAPPPNMTTNERRVIVPADPSLWSQDHVRQWLEWAIKEYGLLEIDTTMFQNTDGKELCKMSKEDFLRLTTMYNAEVLLSHLNYLRESSSSLSYNAPSHTDPSPRLAAKEDPSYDAVRRTGWSNNMHSGKGSPVVAQNITKSTEQPRAQPDPYQILGPTSSRLANPGSGQIQLWQFLLELLSDSANAGCITWEGTNGEFKMTDPDEVARRWGERKSKPNMNYDKLSRALRYYYDKNIMTKVHGKRYAYKFDFHGIAQALQPHPTESTMYKYPSDLAYVPSYHAHQQKVNFVSPHPPSMPVTSSNFFGPTAPYWSSPTAGIYPNPNVPRHPNTHVPSHLGSYY; translated from the exons ATGGACGGAACTATTAAG GAGGCGCTATCAGTGGTGAGTGAAGACCAGTCCTTATTTGAGCCTCCATACGCTGCTGCTGCCCCTCTCCCTAAGACAGACATGACTGCATCTGGCACACAGGACTACGGCCAGACCCACAAAATCAACCCCTTACCCCCACAGCAGGAGTGGATCAACCAACAAGTGCGGGTCAATGTCAAGAGAGAATATGAGCACATGAATGGATCCAG GGAGTCTCCAGTGGACTGCAGTGTGGGTAAATGTAATAAGCTGGTGGGGGGTAACGACACATCTCAAATGAACTATGGAAACTACATGGACGAGAAGAATGCCCCTCCTCCCAACATGACCACGAATGAGCGAAGAGTCATTGTACCTGCAG ACCCATCATTGTGGTCCCAGGATCATGTGCGCCAGTGGCTAGAGTGGGCCATTAAGGAATACGGCCTGCTAGAGATAGACACGACCATGTTTCAGAACACAGACGGCAAGGAGCTCTGCAAGATGAGCAAAGAGGACTTCCTCCGGCTCACTACCATGTACAATGCCGAAGTGCTTCTCTCTCATCTCAATTACCTCAGGGAAA GTAGCTCATCATTATCCTACAACGCGCCATCTCACACAGACCCATCCCCACGCCTGGCTGCCAAAGAGG acCCTTCATATGATGCTGTAAGGCGGACAGGATGGTCAAACAACATGCACAGTGGCAAAG gctcACCAGTGGTTGCTCAGAATATAACCAAATCAACCGAGCAACCAAGAGCTCAGCCAG ATCCATACCAGATTCTGGGTCCCACCAGTAGTCGTTTAGCTAATCCAG GCTCAGGTCAGATCCAACTGTGGCAGTTTCTCCTGGAGCTCCTGTCAGACAGTGCAAATGCCGGCTGCATCACCTGGGAGGGCACTAATGGCGAGTTCAAGATGACAGACCCGGACGAAGTGGCAAGGCGCTGGGGCGAGCGTAAGAGCAAGCCCAACATGAACTACGACAAGCTGAGCCGTGCGCTGCGCTACTACTACGACAAAAATATTATGACCAAGGTGCACGGCAAGCGTTACGCCTACAAGTTCGACTTCCACGGCATCGCTCAGGCACTGCAGCCGCACCCCACTGAGTCCACAATGTATAAGTACCCCTCGGACCTAGCATATGTGCCTTCCTACCACGCTCACCAGCAAAAGGTCAACTTTGTATCCCCACACCCTCCTTCTATGCCTGTCACCTCCTCCAACTTCTTTGGACCCACTGCTCCATACTGGAGCTCACCCACTGCAGGCATCTACCCTAACCCAAATGTTCCTCGCCACCCAAATACCCATGTGCCATCCCACCTGGGAAGTTACTATTAA
- the fli1 gene encoding Friend leukemia integration 1 transcription factor isoform X7, whose protein sequence is MTASGTQDYGQTHKINPLPPQQEWINQQVRVNVKREYEHMNGSSRESPVDCSVGKCNKLVGGNDTSQMNYGNYMDEKNAPPPNMTTNERRVIVPADPSLWSQDHVRQWLEWAIKEYGLLEIDTTMFQNTDGKELCKMSKEDFLRLTTMYNAEVLLSHLNYLRESSSSLSYNAPSHTDPSPRLAAKEDPSYDAVRRTGWSNNMHSGKGSPVVAQNITKSTEQPRAQPDPYQILGPTSSRLANPGSGQIQLWQFLLELLSDSANAGCITWEGTNGEFKMTDPDEVARRWGERKSKPNMNYDKLSRALRYYYDKNIMTKVHGKRYAYKFDFHGIAQALQPHPTESTMYKYPSDLAYVPSYHAHQQKVNFVSPHPPSMPVTSSNFFGPTAPYWSSPTAGIYPNPNVPRHPNTHVPSHLGSYY, encoded by the exons ATGACTGCATCTGGCACACAGGACTACGGCCAGACCCACAAAATCAACCCCTTACCCCCACAGCAGGAGTGGATCAACCAACAAGTGCGGGTCAATGTCAAGAGAGAATATGAGCACATGAATGGATCCAG cAGGGAGTCTCCAGTGGACTGCAGTGTGGGTAAATGTAATAAGCTGGTGGGGGGTAACGACACATCTCAAATGAACTATGGAAACTACATGGACGAGAAGAATGCCCCTCCTCCCAACATGACCACGAATGAGCGAAGAGTCATTGTACCTGCAG ACCCATCATTGTGGTCCCAGGATCATGTGCGCCAGTGGCTAGAGTGGGCCATTAAGGAATACGGCCTGCTAGAGATAGACACGACCATGTTTCAGAACACAGACGGCAAGGAGCTCTGCAAGATGAGCAAAGAGGACTTCCTCCGGCTCACTACCATGTACAATGCCGAAGTGCTTCTCTCTCATCTCAATTACCTCAGGGAAA GTAGCTCATCATTATCCTACAACGCGCCATCTCACACAGACCCATCCCCACGCCTGGCTGCCAAAGAGG acCCTTCATATGATGCTGTAAGGCGGACAGGATGGTCAAACAACATGCACAGTGGCAAAG gctcACCAGTGGTTGCTCAGAATATAACCAAATCAACCGAGCAACCAAGAGCTCAGCCAG ATCCATACCAGATTCTGGGTCCCACCAGTAGTCGTTTAGCTAATCCAG GCTCAGGTCAGATCCAACTGTGGCAGTTTCTCCTGGAGCTCCTGTCAGACAGTGCAAATGCCGGCTGCATCACCTGGGAGGGCACTAATGGCGAGTTCAAGATGACAGACCCGGACGAAGTGGCAAGGCGCTGGGGCGAGCGTAAGAGCAAGCCCAACATGAACTACGACAAGCTGAGCCGTGCGCTGCGCTACTACTACGACAAAAATATTATGACCAAGGTGCACGGCAAGCGTTACGCCTACAAGTTCGACTTCCACGGCATCGCTCAGGCACTGCAGCCGCACCCCACTGAGTCCACAATGTATAAGTACCCCTCGGACCTAGCATATGTGCCTTCCTACCACGCTCACCAGCAAAAGGTCAACTTTGTATCCCCACACCCTCCTTCTATGCCTGTCACCTCCTCCAACTTCTTTGGACCCACTGCTCCATACTGGAGCTCACCCACTGCAGGCATCTACCCTAACCCAAATGTTCCTCGCCACCCAAATACCCATGTGCCATCCCACCTGGGAAGTTACTATTAA